The window AGCGGTAGATTTGTTAATTGCAGATATTGAGATGCCTAATCTATCAGGATACGAGCTAGCAGATATTATTCACTCACACGCCCTTAATATAGCGGTCATATTCGTTACGGGAAATAGTGGATATGCTGTTCACGCTTTTGAACTAAATGTCCATGACTACATCATGAAACCTTATCCGAAAGACCGTTTAGTGAAGAGTATAGAGCGGATTTTAGAAAAGTCTAATGCAGCAGAAATTGCTGGTAGACTTTATTTGAAACAAAAAAATGACATTCATATCGTACAAAAGAAAGATATCGTGTTCATCGAACGATCTGGTCGTTCTACGACGATTTTCACGAAAACAGGACCAATTAAAACGTACCAAACGTTAAATGAACTTGAAGGTGAATTACGAGAACGAGATTTTCTCCGATCACATCGTTCTTTCATCATTAATATCCATTATGTAAAAAATTTCTCGCTTTACGCAAAGAATTCTTACATCGTTTCCTTTGAAGGACTTGAAGAACAAGCAATGATTACAAAAGATAAAGTGGAATTTTTACAACAGCATTATTTTTAAAGGGTGAATGAACGTGAAGAAGAAGAACTTATATTGGCTTATAATTGGAGCTTTAGGATTTTTCCACCTACAATCTTTGCTTGAAGATGTAATACCTATCTTTGTTAGCATTTTCTTCATACTAGGAATCGTATTTTATTTGTATCGTACTGTTTTACTACAGGTAGAAAATTTGCCTTTCAGATGGAATTTGATTTTAGTGGTTTTACAAGTACTAGTATTACTTTTGTCTTTGCTATCTTCTTCTATTTGGATGTCATTTATTTTATTCGTATTATTTATTAGTTTAGAAATAATTAGAACTGGCTGGTCGAAAGGAACGGCGGAATTGGCAAGAACTATTGATAAACACGAAGAGCAGTTGGAGCAAATTAATGAAACTTTCCGAGTTGTTCGAAGCGAAAGACATGATTTTCTAAAGCATGTGTCTGCTATTCACTTTATGTTGGAAAATAAGAAAGAGTTAGAGGCGAAAGTGTATTTAGATGAACTAGTAGATAGCTACGAGGAAACAAATTTCTCTATAAAAGGAGAAAGTGGTGTAGTTGCTGGCGTCTTGCACCAAGCCTACATTCGGGCGAAGAAATTGAATGTTGATCTCATTTATGACCTAGATGTACCTTTATCAACGCTTCCTTTACCTGACCAGAAAATGGTGACACTTATAGGTAATCTTCTTACAAATAGTATAGATGCTTCGGAAGAATGGCAAAAGAAGAGCAGAAAGCAAGCGACAGTAACCGTGCAATTTTATAAAAGAAGTGGCCTTTATATACTAAAATGCAAAAATAATAGCCTGCAAATACCTACCAAAGTACTCGACGAACTTTTCCACACGTACGGTAAAACGACAAAAGGCGGAAGCCACGAAGGACTTGGCACAAAGGTAATTAAAGAAATTGTTGAAGAACACCAAGGCTTCTTAGACTTTGTCTACAAAGAGGAAGAATTTGAAGTTAAGATTAAGATTCCCGCAATTAAATAGAATGAATTATTTGGAGTGCCAGCCCACGTTAAAGTTTTACCAAAATGGGGGACACACCCTGTCAAAATGGCTTATGTTGTATAAATAACATAACAGGTTAATGCTCTAAGAGGCCGTTGAAGAAGTTAAATATCTTTAAAG is drawn from Bacillus alkalisoli and contains these coding sequences:
- a CDS encoding sensor histidine kinase, with amino-acid sequence MKKKNLYWLIIGALGFFHLQSLLEDVIPIFVSIFFILGIVFYLYRTVLLQVENLPFRWNLILVVLQVLVLLLSLLSSSIWMSFILFVLFISLEIIRTGWSKGTAELARTIDKHEEQLEQINETFRVVRSERHDFLKHVSAIHFMLENKKELEAKVYLDELVDSYEETNFSIKGESGVVAGVLHQAYIRAKKLNVDLIYDLDVPLSTLPLPDQKMVTLIGNLLTNSIDASEEWQKKSRKQATVTVQFYKRSGLYILKCKNNSLQIPTKVLDELFHTYGKTTKGGSHEGLGTKVIKEIVEEHQGFLDFVYKEEEFEVKIKIPAIK
- a CDS encoding LytR/AlgR family response regulator transcription factor, with the protein product MKVGLVDDRYIDLDKLNGIVAGIPNVEIVFSTQSAEEAYEYIKKKAVDLLIADIEMPNLSGYELADIIHSHALNIAVIFVTGNSGYAVHAFELNVHDYIMKPYPKDRLVKSIERILEKSNAAEIAGRLYLKQKNDIHIVQKKDIVFIERSGRSTTIFTKTGPIKTYQTLNELEGELRERDFLRSHRSFIINIHYVKNFSLYAKNSYIVSFEGLEEQAMITKDKVEFLQQHYF